ataaaggggttggggatttagctcagtggtagagcgcttgcctagcaagcgaaaggccctgggtttggtcctcagctctggaaaaataaaaaaataaaaataaaaaagaaggaaagaaaaagaaagaaaagaaaatcattatcTAATCTAAGGCTCCCTAATTGTTAGTGATGATTTTACCAAACAAAATTCTAGTGTTGTCCTTTAGGGTTCCTTGGAAGCACACATTCTTAAATTTCCATAGATTATAAcaaggtaatcccagcactcagggaggaagaggcaggcagattgctgtgagttcaaggctagcctaggcctcaggacaagccaaggctacccagagaaaccctgtctcaacaaacaacaacaaaatcaaaggtATTTGAGGTCAGACaatatagaggaattttaatccagaacaaggctgctctggcaagaaagcacatccaaagacctaggtctgtgtgatctgaatggaatacagacacatctttaatcccaggagacagaagtcaagcacatctctgagttcaaggccagcctggtatagagcaaggtTCAGGTAAggaagcttagatccaggcatggtggtacatgcctgtaatcccagcactcaggagacagctcTCTAAGTTCTAGTCACTTCTGCTCAGGCAGTTTGATTGTGTCAGGGAGTTGAAAGGTAGTGCAGTGGAATTGAGTCTGTGGCAGCTCAGTTCTTGAAATTCAGAGACTTTTTACCTGcaaagttttacagagagaggttgaagagagaacaagctacacacaggtgaagacagaacgagccagagaacgagaaggagccagaagatcagaacagattgctagagttaaaGGCCAAGCcaaacaattcagtcagaagctaagagagGCCAGTTTTAAataagtcagcttggagaggtgtttgagccagaacaactgagttgaaccagccagccagagttcagaaagaaacagaaaccttctgtctcgaaaaaccaaaaaaaaaaaaaagccaggcatggtggcgcacgcctttaatcccagcactcaggaggcagaggcaggcggatcactgtgagttctaggccagcctggtctacaaagtgagtccaggatggccaaggctatacagagaaaccctgtctcgaaaaaccaaaaggaaaaaaaaaaaaaaaaaaaaaaaagagttcagaaagaactaaaaaggggaccttattcagcagtaagtctcagaggttgaaaacattctaggcctaggttagattgtacagaggctagaagcttccaagattAGGCCTAGGTAAGCAAGGCAGTAAAGTGAGTAAAAGTTACTGTAAATCAAGCTGATGTTCCATTTGCAGCAATCgctttgcttctgcctcttaagtgctacGATTACAGGATtataccactacacctggcctcaGTAGTGACCTCCCCCCCCGCAAACacactttttccccccaaacagagtttctctgtctagccttagctgtcctggactccctttgtagaccagggtgaccttgaacttagagagagccccacctgcccctgcctccctgagtgctaggattacaggtgtgcaccaccatggcttcAGTAGCCATTTTAAAGTCAACTGTGCCCCATACTTGAAGGTAacctcaataaaatataaaaaggataTAAATTGTTAcctcaataaaaattttaaaagaatcacaCTTTACATTCTtctaattaaataataaacatttttatttctttgataacttttaaaatgagaacattcTGATTTAACCAGTCTTTACTTCCAAGTAACTTCTTCATTGGGCCTCAGTTCCCTgtgtgaaaaaaaagaaggaaaacaaaaacagtaaataaaccattaaaaatatttaaattttactttacgtgtatgtgcatgccttACAGTATTTCAtgtagagaccaaaccaatgCCATTTTGTATTCATGGCCTGAGCACCTGACACTCTCCCCCACTGGaatttccagggagagccacaaacatacagctagCAAGTGTTCCTAGGAGCCTGAACCTGGgaccaaccaatcagagctacaggtcacagtgaccaaaacaaacaaaaaattgccCCCTCTGGTCCGGCCCTGgtcccccagccaatcagcttaatgAACAACATTCCTGTATTCCTCTGACCCATCTTGTACCAGCAAGGCTTGGAAACCAACCCCACCTCCCTactgttttttcctttaaaaaccctgttcccctaACACTAGAggctgccatcttccctcctcatgtGGGGGCTGttggtccaggctctgagcttgactaataaaCGTGACTCTGTGTGATTTGCACCcagctgattcctggtggtctttgggggtttcacaACTTGGGCAATACATTCACaaaccatgtgtgtgcagatgccctaccaggccagaagagggcactggagttacaggcagttgtaaaccaccacgttggtgctgggaaccaaacctgggtcctctttaCGCATAGCaaatgcaggctggagagatggctcagtggttaagagcacacatcctgagttcaattcccagcaaccacatggtgggtcacaacatAAAGCTCTCGGCCATGATGCAGCCTAAGAACTGCAGTACTGTCTATGTCAGCTGTATCAAGACGTATACGATAATGTATGAAGATGCATGACAGGACTGGGTGCCTGGCTTAAGTTTTATTTCTACACTAAGTacacttttgttgttattttcaagagccttggctgtcctggactcactttgtaaaccaggctggcctcaaaatcacagagatctgcctgcctgtgcctcgcctagtgctgggattgcaagtgtgcgccaccactgccccactaACATACAGTATTAAGTCTTTCTAGAAGGGAGAACTAGAGGGGAGGCCTCACGGGAAAGAGCAACAATACAGGGTAATAATGGAACTGCATGTTTTCTGTCATTTGCAAAATCTAGACTCAAATACAtaggacatgaaaacagaagggagtCTACTTGGAGAGGAAGGGACCCAGTGACAGGGATGAGAAGAACAAACATGTGCATGAATGAAGAAGTCATAAGAGGGCGAGGGAACATGGCGTAGAGGCGATGAGTGCCTTCATACAAGGCAGCCACactgagcagctcacaactacctctaactctggctccaggggatctgatcccCTTCTGGCCTTTAAGAACACCCAGACAAAACATAtaatgcacacataaataaaaatcaaaatttaaaaggtcactattttatatatattagctgaaacattaaaaggaaaaatcgAAACTTTCAAAGATCTGAAATGGCTAGGTCATCAACTAAAGACTGTTTACATTCTAGAGGTTAATCATACAGTTTCATACAACAATTAAAGAACAAATCTGAAGTATCACTTGACTATTAACTGTcagagtcaaaaacaaaaaaaaaaaaaacaaaaaaaaaaaacacttctggccaggtgtggtggcctttaatcccagcacttggaggcagaggcaggtggatctctgtgagtttgaggtcagcctggtctacaaagtgagtcaaggacagccaaggccacacagagaaaccaaccctgtctcaggaaaagaaaaaagaaaaaaagaaaaaaaacacttctTTGGAACAAAAGAGTCACAACTCTGCAGAGCTGCCATGAACTGACCTTTGAAATAGCATGCTCTTATTCCGGAAGGCAGTTAGTTTTTCATCATTCCTCCTGTCTAGGTAATATCCGAAGGCAAAGCCCATAGGGACAAGTACATGAACCCAGTGGTCACGGAGAAGTTGAAGTAAGCTCATCTTGACtgtaagacagaaaagaaattgcAATGCAGAATGCAGCAGTCCTTGAAATACTGAAATGACAGGCCCTGCGGCAGGGCGGGGCTGGCATGGTCTGCCCTCTCCCTAGGGacagggcttcccctctcccagagactcaccCTATAAACCAGAAATTTTGGTTCCACGGCCCCTTTTGCCCTTTCCccacttccttcccctctctccttcccctcttccctcacccccaatgtgtgctccccctcctcctctcactcctgtgccacttccaataaacctgcatttataatAGCATAGCTTTGCCACCAGTTCCTTCATActgattatttaatcaatcagGGATGACTATGTGCTGGGAACAGTACACCATAGAGGGGCTGAGGGTGGATGTAATCAATGTATGTTATTTGAACGAGGATGCCATTAATATGTACAATTAACATGTTAACAAATAATTACCCTTTGATTTGGTTTGGAGAACTTTTTTAAACAGGCTCAATCTTGCTATAGTTATATTCTGGAACCTACTGTGTagatgatgaccttgaacctccaaaagatgctccagactgcctcctagtgctgagatcacaggtgtaaactaccacacctggcttaaaataaGTCATCTTTTAAATTGCATCAGATATAGGAAGATAGCTATGGACATGAGACATGTTAAAAGCATAAGCCTCTTTAGGTATGTTGGTATcagaatgtatttaaattttaattgaaagcgtggtggggggcagggcacaccttcaatcccagcacaagaggcagaggcaggaggatctctgtgagtttgaggctggtctgaTCAacagaaacaatgtctcaaacaaagcaaaactaccccccccaaaaaaccctacaaaaccaaacaacttaATTCAAGATCAGATGATAAAGGTTAGTGTAAGGATTCCCTGTACTTGGGCCAGTGTGATGGCTCGTTGGATGAAagcacttactgccaagcctgagtttgattcccagaacccacaggttATACTCTCTGACCTctctgtatacatgcacacacatacacaaataaagataataaagtcAGACTGCATTACACTATTTATGAAAACTTATTTCTTACTTAACCGGTAATTTGATATGCTGTAGAGCCAAGAAATGgagaatttaacattttttaccTACAAAAACTGAGCATTTGTACTCTTTGTGTTGCTTCAGAACTTTCACATGTGTAAAATATTTGTAGAGGCCCTCATAatggaattttaatattttactagtAGTGGAAtttgtgtgtggggcggggggagggttgagacagggtttctctgtgtagccctggctgtcctggacttgctttgtagaccagggtagcctcaaactcacagtgatctgcctgcctcttgcctccctgagtgctggggttaaaggcatgcacaaccaaaCTCAGCTTAGTAGTGGAATTTCTGAGTAAAGAAATTTATTGAAAATTATCTTTTGAAGGATTAAACAAAATTGAACATAATGTGACAAGATCAGAAAACTAAAtgactataaaagaaaacaattttatagaATGGATACTACATACTAGGCTATCATATTTCTATCTAGACTTtggagtaactttttttttttctttttttctttttttggtttttcaagacagggtttctctgtgtagccttggccatcctggactcactttgtagaccaggctggcctccaactcacagtaatctgcctgcctctgcctcccgagtgctggg
This window of the Acomys russatus chromosome 1, mAcoRus1.1, whole genome shotgun sequence genome carries:
- the Ndufb1 gene encoding NADH dehydrogenase [ubiquinone] 1 beta subcomplex subunit 1, with translation MSLLQLLRDHWVHVLVPMGFAFGYYLDRRNDEKLTAFRNKSMLFQRSVHGSSAEL